A genome region from Schistocerca americana isolate TAMUIC-IGC-003095 chromosome 1, iqSchAmer2.1, whole genome shotgun sequence includes the following:
- the LOC124617633 gene encoding proline-rich extensin-like protein EPR1, with protein sequence MIAVVDPSCMLVLPTPVATLSRPTPVATLSLPTPVATLSLPTPVATLSLPTPFTTLSLPTPVATLSLPTPVATLPLCPPPPPPSLSAHRRRHPPSLPTAAATLPLCPPPPPPSLSAHRRRHPPSQPTAAATHPLCPPPPPPSLSAHRRRHPPSLPTAAATLPLCPPPPPPSLSAHPRRHPPSLPTPAATLPLCPPPPPPSLSAHPRRHPPSLPTAAATLPLCPPPPPPSLSAHPRRHPLSLPTPAAAAVPLSLPTAAAAAVPLSLPTAAAAAVPLSLPTAAAAAVPLSLPTTIRRLPLSAHHHPPPPSLCPPPSAASLSLPTTIRRLPLSAHHHPPPPSLCPPPSATSLSLPTTIRRLPLSAHHHPPPPSLCPPPSAASLSLPTNIRRLPLSAHHHPPPPSLCPPPSAASLSLPTTIRRLPLSAHHHPPPPSLCPPPSTASVSLPTTAATLSVPTTAATLSVPTTAATLSVPTTATAATLSVPTTATAATLSVPTTANAATLSVPTTATAATLSVPTTATAATLSVPTTATAATLSVPTTAATLSLHILLTPLSLPLSITFLPHPLLIFPLYLLLLPFSANFRLSIFYVHLLPHLSRPTPVATLSLPTPVATLSLPTPVATLSLPTPFATLSLPTPVATLSLPTPVATLPLCPPPPPPSLSAHRRRHPPSLPTAAATLRLCPPPPPPSLSAHRRRHPPSQPTAAATHPLCPPPPPPSLSAHRRRHPPSLPTAAATLPLCPPPPPPSLSAHPRRHPPSLPTPAATLSLCPPPPPPPSPSLCPPPPPPPSPSLCPPPPPPPSPSLCPPPPPPPSPSLCPPPSAASLSLPTTIRRPPLSAHHHPPPPSLCPPPSAAPLSLPTAIRRLPLSAHHHPPPPSLCPPPSAASLSLPTTIRRLPLSAHHHPPPPSLCPPPSAASLSLPTTIRRLPLSAHHHPPPPSLCPPPSAAALSLPTTIRRLPLSAHHHPPPPSLCPPTSAASLSLPTTIRRLPLSAHHHPPPPSLCPPPSAASLSLPTTIRRRPLSAHHHPPPPSLCPPPPPPSLCPPPPPPSLCPPPPPPSLCPPPPQPPPSLCPPPPLPPPSLCLPPPMPPPSLCPPPPLPPPSLYPPPPPPPPSLYPPPPPPPPCLCPPLPLPSLCISS encoded by the coding sequence gcccacccccgtcgccaccctctctaggcccacccccgtcgccaccctctctctgcccacccccgtcgccaccctctctctgcccacccccgtcgccaccctctctctgcccacccccttcaccaccctctctctgcccacccccgtcgccaccctctctctgcccacccccgtcgccaccctccctctctgcccaccgccgccgccaccctccctctctgcccaccgccgccgccaccctccctctctgcccaccgccgccgccaccctccctctctgcccaccgccgccaccaccctccctctctgcccaccgccgccgccaccctcCCTCTCagcccaccgccgccgccacccacCCTCTCtgcccaccgccgccgccaccctccctctctgcccaccgccgccgccaccctccctctctgcccaccgccgccgccaccctccctctctgcccaccgccgccgccaccctccctctctgcccacccccgccgccaccctccctctctgcccacccccgccgccaccctccctctctgcccgcccccaccaccaccctccctctctgcccacccccgccgaCACCCACCCTCTCtgcccaccgccgccgccaccctccctctctgcccacccccgccgccaccctctctctctgcccacccccgccgccaccctctctctctgcccacccccgccgccgccgccgtccccctctctctgcccaccgccgccgccgccgccgtccccctctctctgcccaccgccgccgccgccgccgtccccctctctctgcccaccgccgccgccgccgccgtccccctctctctgcccaccaccatccgccgcctccctctctctgcccaccaccatccgccgcctccctctctctgcccaccaccatccgccgcctccctctctctgcccaccaccatccgccgcctccctctctctgcccaccaccatccgccgcctccctctctctgcccaccaccatccgccacctccctctctctgcccaccaccatccgccgcctccctctctctgcccaccaccatccgccgcctccctctctctgcccaccaccatccgccgcctccctctctctgcccaccaacatccgccgcctccctctctctgcccaccaccatccgccgcctccctctctctgcccaccaccatccgccgcctccctctctctgcccaccaccatccgccgcctccctctctctgcccaccaccaTCCGCCGccgccctctctctgcccaccaccaTCCACCGCCTCCGTCTCTCTGCCCACCAccgccgccaccctctctgtgcccaccaccgccgccaccctctctgtgcccaccaccgccgccaccctctctgtgcccaccaccgccacagccgccaccctctctgtgcccaccaccgccactgccgccacccTCTCTGTGCCTACCACCGCCAATGCCGCCACCCTCTCTGTGCCCAccaccgccactgccgccaccctctctgtacccaccaccgccaccgccgccaccctctctgtacccaccaccgccaccgccgccaccctgTCTGTGCCCACCACTGCCGCTACCCTCTCTCTGCATATCCTCCTGACCCCATTGTCTCTCCCTCTCTCAATCACCTTCTTGCCTCATCCTCTACTCATCTTCCCTCTTTATCTCCTCCTGCTCCCTTTCTCTGCCAATTTCCGCCTTTCAattttctatgtccatctcctcccacacctctctaggcccacccccgtcgccaccctctctctgcccacccccgtcgccaccctctctctgcccacccccgtcgccaccctctctctgcccacccccttcgccaccctctctctgcccacccccgtcgccaccctctctctgcccacccccgtcgccaccctccctctctgcccaccgccgccgccaccctccctctctgcccaccgccgccgccaccctccctctctgcccaccgccgccgccaccctcCGTCTCTGCCCACCGCCGCCACCACCCTCCCTCTCtgcccaccgccgccgccaccctcCCTCTCagcccaccgccgccgccacccacCCTCTCtgcccaccgccgccgccaccctccctctctgcccaccgccgccgccaccctccctctctgcccaccgccgccgccaccctccctctctgcccaccgccgccgccaccctccctctctgcccacccccgccgccaccctccctctctgcccacccccgccgccaccctctctctctgcccacccccgccgccgccgccgtccccctctctctgcccaccgccgccgccgccgccgtccccctctctctgcccaccgccgccgccgccgccgtccccctctctctgcccaccgccgccgccgccgccgtccccctctctctgcccaccaccatccgccgcctccctctctctgcccaccaccatccgccgcccccctctctctgcccaccaccatccgccgcccccctctctctgcccaccaccatccgccgcccccctctctctgcccaccgccatccgccgcctccctctctctgcccaccaccatccgccgcctccctctctctgcccaccaccatccgccgcctccctctctctgcccaccaccatccgccgcctccctctctctgcccaccaccatccgccgcctccctctctctgcccaccaccatccgccgcctccctctctctgcccaccaccatccgccgcctccctctctctgcccaccaccatccgccgcctccctctctctgcccaccaccaTCCGCCGccgccctctctctgcccaccaccatccgccgcctccctctctctgcccaccaccatccgccgcctccctctctctgcccaccaacatccgccgcctccctctctctgcccaccaccatccgccgcctccctctctctgcccaccaccatccgccgcctccctctctctgcccaccaccatccgccgcctccctctctctgcccaccaccaTCCGCCGccgccctctctctgcccaccaccaTCCACCGCCTCCGTCTCTCTGCCCACCAccgccgccaccctctctgtgcccaccaccgccgccaccctctctgtgcccaccaccgccgccaccctctctgtgcccaccaccgccacagccgccaccctctctgtgcccaccaccgccactgccgccacccTCTCTGTGCCTACCACCGCCAATGCCGCCACCCTCTCTGTGCCCAccaccgccactgccgccaccctctctgtacccaccaccgccaccgccgccaccctctctgtacccaccaccgccaccgccgccaccctgTCTGTGCCCACCACTGCCGCTACCCTCTCTCTGCATATCCTCCTGA